The Helianthus annuus cultivar XRQ/B chromosome 16, HanXRQr2.0-SUNRISE, whole genome shotgun sequence genome includes a window with the following:
- the LOC110919267 gene encoding uncharacterized protein LOC110919267 has product MEETSTHRQNGPRPNFVNNTQVEGIVEEASDDNEARFANNHPNEPITPGVQPEIPISSILPPGETPISLYVRSQGALNAMYTQLCAQTAPQTQSRRPVSHVRTPSVPHVSQHVGPSRVQIEDTDVYSRSPSRYEYTQSENRRREYRDESHPHRRPSVHTRPRAVYNPEAEHNYDLIYRPAEAAENSKFISEIALAPLEKEKLPSTVGKFNGMTDPDDHLRVFTSAGLVGGWTLPMWCHLFVQTLTGAARIWFDNLPIGKITSWIDLRKKFLVHFSQQRRSIRDTADVMNIWRHDDESLEDFITRYNKEVLEIGDVHEQLICAQFKYAVRCDDMIKVLSGTEGLPKSWEKVMAAAKVYAQTEKNLTTNRPPPPHNRPSDLGSSGGRKFKKGWRDSSSGNYSSEDARATINKLTAQREAKQENREIQWTPLTKTPVEVLSTEDYQFKPSPPMKNKRGQDPSQYCEYHKDNGHTTNNCISLRTEIEKALKSGELTHLLQNVCKEIKQITRGEEGPSKKAKN; this is encoded by the exons ATGGAGGAAACTTCAACTCATCGTCAAAACGGCCCTCGGCCAAACTTCGTTAACAATACCCAAGTTGAGGGTATTGTAGAAGAAGCCTCGGATGACAATGAAGCACGGTTTGCTAATAATCATCCAAACGAACCTATCACCCCAGGGGTACAGCCGGAGATCCCTATAAGCTCAATTCTGCCCCCAGGAGAAACCCCAATCTCCTTGTATGTCAGATCTCAGGGGGCGTTGAATGCTATGTATACACAGCTGTGTGCACAAACTGCCCCCCAAACTCAATCACGAAGGCCTGTATCCCATGTTAGGACACCGTCGGTACCTCATGTTTCTCAACATGTTGGTCCATCCCGAGTTCAGATCGAAGACACGGATGTTTACTCTAGATCTCCTTCAAGATACGAGTATACTCAGTCAGAAAATCGCCGAAGAGAGTATCGAGACGAGTCACACCCTCATAGGAGACCTTCAGTTCACACCAG ACCACGCGCGGTTTACAATCCGGAGGCTGAGCACAACTATGATCTGATCTATCGTCCTGCTGAAGCGGCGGAGAATTCAAAATTTATAAGTGAAATCGCTCTGGCTCCGCTAGAGAAAGAAAAGCTCCCGTCTACCGTTGGCAAGTTCAACGGAATGACAGACCCTGACGATCATCTGCGAGTCTTTACAAGCGCAGGACTGGTAGGAGGCTGGACCCTACCAATGTGGTGCCACCTCTTCGTTCAGACCCTTACAGGTGCTGCAAGAATATGGTTTGACAACTTGCCCATTGGGAAAATCACGTCATGGATAGATCTGCGCAAGAAGTTTCTGGTCCATTTCAGCCAGCAAAGACGATCCATCCGCGACACTGCGGATGTGATGAACATCTGGCGTCATGATGATGAAAGTCTGGAAGACTTCATTACTCGCTATAATAAGGAGGTACTCGAGATCGGGGACGTTCATGAGCAGTTGATTTGCGCCCAATTTAAGTATGCAGTCAGGTGCGATGATATGATAAAAGTCCTGTCTGGAACGGAAGGACTCCCGAAGAGTTGGGAAAAAGTGATGGCGGCGGCTAAGGTCTACGCACAAACAGAAAAGAATCTCACCACCAACAGGCCGCCACCACCACATAACCGACCCTCAGATTTAGGCTCAAGTGGCGGGAGGAAATTTAAGAAAGGTTGGCGCGATTCAAGCTCGGGGAACTATTCATCCGAGGATGCTCGAGCCACAATCAACAAACTTACCGCACAAAGGGAAGCCAAGCAAGAGAACAGGGAGATACAATGGACTCCCTTAACCAAAACTCCTGTGGAAGTTCTAAGCACAGAGGATTACCAGTTTAAACCTTCGCCACCCATGAAAAACAAACGCGGACAAGACCCGAGTCAGTATTGTGAATACCACAAGGACAACGGGCATACTACTAATAATTGCATCTCTTTGCGCACAGAAATTGAAAAAGCACTTAAGAGTGGTGAGCTCACTCACTTACTACAAAACGTGTGCAAAGAAATAAAGCAAATCACTCGAGGCGAAGAAGGCCCGAGCAAAAAAGCGAAAAACTAA